From Mya arenaria isolate MELC-2E11 chromosome 12, ASM2691426v1, the proteins below share one genomic window:
- the LOC128211036 gene encoding D(1C) dopamine receptor-like, giving the protein MGDSLLTTTTSSFEHTVNGPTGADNDMGLSNATEKELLDQLNDEIKRALTPVSVFVGIEAVVGFFGNLFVLYVFIKRYHDCNFRYFVLCLAFLDFISTLTTIPGEILTQQFWYKYPFPIVCKIKSFFNVFTVSGEALCLCIIAVDRYRKICAPFRWQIKPRQALIMCGVIYGAAFIISLPVSFLWGIHHDIRIYNGRNVTVTICEKDAKYADSRHPFEYATSVEVLIGICLIVMLILYILVAKKLILGRSLAQMRQNSRVPMVSKTTALQTKFKQPPEISDEVGISTSDVPTGNEKPNKETEMRSMDDESEPVDVNDVCLTDAETTCEGGTSEERNKKRVRRRRREIARRVRRKTYIMFVLTIIFIVTTILYLTLLAFISGGILNGLNDYEMAVYFFFFRLVFINHAINPFVYGCLDPQFKQILGDMKNVFKKGRKG; this is encoded by the coding sequence ATGGGTGATAGTCTTCTGACAACGACTACTAGTAGTTTTGAACATACGGTTAATGGCCCCACAGGCGCTGACAACGACATGGGACTGTCCAATGCGACAGAAAAAGAATTACTGGACCAACTGAATGACGAAATAAAAAGGGCATTAACACCTGTTTCAGTTTTTGTTGGAATTGAAGCTGTTGTGGGATTTTTTGGAAATTTATTTGTGTTGTACGTTTTTATAAAACGTTACCATGATTGTAACTTCCGGTACTTCGTGCTGTGCTTGGCTTTTCTAGACTTTATCAGCACACTGACCACAATTCCTGGGGAGATTCTCACGCAGCAGTTCTGGTACAAGTACCCGTTTCCCATCGTTTGCAAGATCAAATCTTTCTTTAACGTGTTCACGGTGTCAGGTGAGGCCTTATGTCTATGCATAATTGCCGTCGACCGCTACCGGAAAATCTGTGCGCCATTCAGATGGCAGATCAAGCCTCGCCAGGCGCTCATCATGTGCGGTGTCATCTACGGAGCGGCGTTCATCATTTCACTTCCGGTCTCGTTTCTCTGGGGAATCCACCATGACATTAGGATATACAATGGAAGAAACGTTACTGTCACCATCTGTGAAAAAGATGCTAAATATGCAGACAGTAGACACCCATTTGAATACGCTACATCTGTGGAGGTTTTAATTGGGATTTGCCTGATCGTCATGCTCATTCTTTATATACTGGTAGCAAAGAAACTCATCTTGGGACGCTCATTGGCTCAAATGCGCCAAAATTCGAGAGTACCTATGGTCAGCAAGACGACAGCgttacaaacaaaatttaaacaaccTCCCGAGATCAGCGATGAAGTTGGTATTTCTACTTCTGACGTACCGACTGGGAATGAAAAACCAAACAAAGAAACAGAAATGAGGTCTATGGATGACGAAAGTGAACCAGTTGACGTCAATGATGTCTGTCTCACGGACGCCGAAACAACGTGCGAGGGTGGGACGTCGGAGGAACGAAACAAAAAACGGGTGCGACGTCGACGTCGAGAAATAGCGAGACGCGTTCGCAGGAAAACATACATCATGTTTGTTCTGACTATCATATTTATTGTCACAACAATTTTGTATTTGACGTTATTAGCGTTCATATCAGGAGGTATCTTAAACGGTTTAAATGACTATGAGATGGCAGTGTATTTCTTCTTCTTCAGGcttgttttcataaaccatgCTATCAACCCTTTCGTGTACGGCTGTCTTGATCCTCAGTTCAAACAAATACTAGGAGAcatgaaaaatgtgtttaaaaaaggtCGGAAAGGGTAA